In one window of Pseudooceanicola aestuarii DNA:
- a CDS encoding undecaprenyl-diphosphate phosphatase, producing the protein MPLLHLFILAVIQGITEFLPVSSSAHLILLPGLTGMADQGQVIDVAVHVGTLFAVMIYFWPDMRGVFGALPGLLRGRTDSTGARLAILLILATIPVILFGLVLKVTGLDDSLRSVAVIGWTMLIFGVVLYVADRRGDTGAGARDWTTRHAWIMGLWQAIALIPGTSRSGITITAALFLGYERREAAKLSMLMSIPTIIAAGLLAGAEVVAHADAQAARDGAIAAIFAFGAAMLALVLMMRLLRSVSYTPYVIYRMLLGGGLLLWAYGIV; encoded by the coding sequence ATGCCGCTTCTGCACCTGTTCATCCTAGCCGTTATCCAGGGGATCACAGAGTTCCTGCCCGTCTCCTCCTCGGCGCATCTGATTCTTCTGCCAGGGCTGACCGGGATGGCGGATCAGGGGCAGGTGATCGACGTGGCCGTGCATGTCGGCACGCTGTTTGCGGTGATGATCTATTTCTGGCCGGACATGCGCGGCGTTTTTGGCGCTCTGCCCGGCCTGCTGCGCGGGCGGACCGACAGCACAGGCGCGCGACTGGCGATCCTGCTGATCCTCGCCACGATCCCGGTGATCCTGTTCGGGCTGGTGCTGAAGGTGACGGGACTTGACGACAGCCTGCGCTCCGTCGCGGTAATCGGCTGGACGATGCTGATCTTCGGCGTTGTCCTCTATGTCGCCGACCGGCGTGGCGATACCGGCGCCGGCGCGCGGGACTGGACGACGCGCCACGCCTGGATCATGGGGTTGTGGCAGGCCATCGCCCTGATCCCCGGCACCTCGCGGTCCGGCATCACCATTACCGCCGCGCTGTTCCTGGGCTACGAACGGCGCGAGGCGGCCAAGCTGTCGATGCTGATGTCCATCCCGACGATCATCGCCGCTGGTCTTCTGGCGGGCGCCGAGGTCGTGGCCCATGCCGACGCGCAGGCCGCCCGGGACGGCGCGATCGCCGCGATCTTCGCATTCGGCGCGGCGATGCTGGCGCTGGTACTGATGATGCGTCTGCTGCGGTCGGTCAGCTACACGCCCTACGTGATCTACCGGATGTTGCTGGGCGGTGGGCTGCTGCTGTGGGCCTACGGGATCGTCTGA
- a CDS encoding NAD(P)-dependent oxidoreductase: MAKQPMLKFVTVERDMPEKREAGARKQDFNEIYAEYAARKAEEQSARCSQCGVPYCQSHCPLHNNIPDWLRLTATNRLEEAYEVSQATNTFPEICGRICPQDRLCEGNCVIEQSGHGTVTIGAVEKYITDTAWDKGWVKPITPVQERDESVAIIGAGPGGLAAADMLRREGVQVTVYDRYDRGGGLMTYGIPGFKLEKDVVMRRIELLEKSGVEFVLNCNVGEDLSFDAIRGKHDAVLIATGVYKSRELPGPGAGSQGIVRAIDYLTASNKVGFGDEVAEYESGELNAEGKKVIVIGGGDTAMDCVRTAIRQGAESVKCLYRRDRANMPGSQREVANAEEEGVEFVWLTAPKGFTSGVDEPGGAADGVVRSAMIQRMRLGAPDASGRQSPELIEGSDYAEDADLVIKALGFEAEDLPALWNQPELEVTRWGTVRAEFGSGRTSLDGVYAVGDIVRGASLVVWAIRDGRDCAAAILQDLGAATVMAAE; this comes from the coding sequence GTGGCAAAGCAACCGATGTTGAAATTCGTGACTGTCGAACGGGATATGCCCGAAAAGCGCGAGGCAGGCGCGCGGAAGCAGGATTTCAACGAGATCTACGCCGAATATGCCGCCCGCAAGGCCGAAGAACAATCGGCACGGTGCAGCCAATGTGGTGTTCCCTACTGCCAAAGCCATTGCCCGCTGCACAACAACATCCCCGATTGGCTACGCCTGACCGCAACCAACCGGCTGGAAGAGGCCTACGAAGTGTCGCAGGCCACCAATACCTTTCCCGAGATCTGCGGCCGCATCTGTCCGCAGGACCGCCTGTGCGAAGGCAATTGCGTGATCGAGCAGTCGGGCCACGGCACGGTGACCATCGGCGCGGTTGAGAAATACATTACCGACACCGCATGGGACAAAGGCTGGGTCAAGCCCATCACCCCCGTGCAGGAGCGTGACGAAAGCGTCGCCATCATTGGCGCCGGCCCTGGCGGACTGGCGGCGGCGGACATGCTGCGCCGCGAAGGCGTGCAGGTCACCGTCTACGATCGCTATGACCGGGGCGGCGGGCTGATGACCTATGGCATTCCGGGGTTCAAGCTGGAGAAGGACGTGGTGATGCGCCGGATCGAGCTGCTGGAGAAATCCGGCGTCGAATTCGTGCTGAATTGCAACGTTGGCGAAGACCTGTCCTTTGACGCGATCCGGGGCAAGCACGACGCCGTGTTGATCGCCACCGGCGTCTACAAAAGCCGCGAACTGCCCGGTCCCGGTGCCGGATCGCAGGGGATCGTGCGCGCGATCGATTACCTGACCGCCTCCAACAAGGTCGGGTTTGGTGATGAAGTCGCGGAATACGAAAGCGGCGAGCTGAACGCCGAGGGCAAGAAAGTCATCGTGATCGGGGGCGGCGACACCGCCATGGATTGCGTGCGCACCGCCATCCGGCAGGGCGCCGAATCGGTCAAATGCCTCTACCGCCGCGACCGGGCGAACATGCCCGGATCCCAACGCGAAGTCGCCAATGCGGAGGAAGAGGGCGTCGAATTCGTCTGGCTGACCGCGCCCAAGGGCTTCACCTCCGGGGTGGACGAGCCGGGCGGCGCCGCCGACGGCGTGGTGCGCAGCGCCATGATCCAGCGGATGCGCCTGGGCGCGCCCGATGCCTCGGGCCGGCAATCGCCGGAACTGATCGAGGGCAGCGATTACGCCGAAGATGCGGATCTGGTGATCAAGGCCCTGGGGTTCGAGGCCGAAGACCTGCCCGCCCTGTGGAACCAGCCCGAACTTGAAGTGACCCGCTGGGGCACCGTGCGCGCCGAATTCGGATCGGGCCGCACCAGCCTGGATGGCGTCTATGCCGTGGGCGACATCGTGCGCGGCGCCTCTCTTGTCGTCTGGGCGATCCGCGACGGGCGCGATTGCGCCGCCGCGATCCTTCAGGATCTGGGCGCCGCCACCGTCATGGCGGCCGAATGA